A stretch of Paenibacillus sp. URB8-2 DNA encodes these proteins:
- the infC gene encoding translation initiation factor IF-3 has translation MINDEIRAKEVRLVGAEGEQIGIKPIREALQMAIDLNLDLVNVAPQAKPPVCRIMDYGKFRYEQQKKEKEARKNQKIVDIKEVWFRANIEEHDYQTKFRNVVKFLNEGDKVKCSVRFRGREITHANIGQKILERVKLEVAEISVVERQPKLEGRSMIMILAPKSS, from the coding sequence ATGATCAATGATGAGATTCGGGCGAAAGAAGTCCGTTTGGTTGGTGCGGAAGGAGAACAAATCGGGATTAAACCGATCCGCGAAGCGTTGCAAATGGCAATAGATCTTAATCTGGATTTAGTCAATGTAGCGCCGCAAGCGAAACCGCCGGTATGCCGCATCATGGATTACGGGAAGTTCCGTTATGAGCAGCAGAAGAAAGAGAAGGAAGCCCGCAAGAACCAGAAGATTGTGGACATCAAGGAAGTCTGGTTCCGCGCGAACATTGAAGAACATGACTATCAGACCAAGTTCCGCAATGTGGTCAAGTTTCTGAATGAGGGCGACAAGGTGAAATGCTCCGTCCGCTTCCGCGGACGTGAAATTACCCATGCGAATATCGGTCAGAAAATTCTGGAGCGCGTCAAATTGGAAGTGGCCGAGATTTCCGTTGTGGAGCGCCAGCCCAAGCTGGAAGGCCGCAGTATGATCATGATTTTGGCCCCCAAATCATCTTAA
- the rpmI gene encoding 50S ribosomal protein L35, translated as MPKMKTHSSLKGRFKITGTGKVMRYKAYKNHLLSHKSKRAKRVLGTNPEMAPGDVRRLKQGLANLK; from the coding sequence ATGCCTAAAATGAAAACTCACAGCAGCCTGAAGGGCCGCTTTAAAATTACCGGAACGGGTAAAGTAATGCGCTACAAAGCTTACAAAAACCATCTGCTGTCCCACAAGTCCAAGCGCGCTAAACGGGTTCTGGGAACAAACCCTGAAATGGCTCCTGGTGATGTAAGACGCCTGAAGCAAGGCCTGGCTAACTTGAAATAG
- the rplT gene encoding 50S ribosomal protein L20, producing the protein MARVKGGFVVRRKHKKVLKLAKGYFGSKHRIFKTAKEQVMKSLVYAYRDRRQTKRNFRRLWIVRINAAARLNGLSYNKLVHGLKLAGVDINRKMLADLAVNDLNAFNSLATVAKEKINA; encoded by the coding sequence ATGGCAAGAGTTAAAGGCGGCTTCGTCGTTCGTCGTAAACATAAAAAAGTACTGAAACTGGCAAAAGGTTACTTCGGCTCCAAACACCGCATTTTCAAAACCGCTAAAGAACAAGTAATGAAATCGTTGGTATACGCATACCGCGACCGTCGTCAAACGAAACGCAACTTCCGCAGACTGTGGATCGTTCGTATCAACGCTGCAGCCCGTCTGAACGGCCTGTCCTACAACAAGCTGGTACACGGCCTGAAACTGGCCGGAGTGGACATCAACCGCAAAATGCTGGCTGATCTGGCTGTAAACGATCTGAACGCATTCAACTCCCTGGCTACCGTAGCCAAAGAGAAGATCAACGCGTAA
- a CDS encoding acyl-CoA thioesterase, whose translation MMSESSQPAAPASKYCRESRVFKTGRVFPNDVNNHQTLFGGKLMSNIDEVASISAMRHCRCNVVTASTDSVDFLSPIRPTDSFCFESFVSWTGRTSIEVFVKVIAENLYSGERAVAATSFLTFVAIGPDGKPAPVPAVIPETDEEKLISDLAEERSELRKVRRAASKKLAAQLITTKYWE comes from the coding sequence ATGATGAGTGAATCATCCCAGCCGGCAGCTCCGGCTTCGAAGTACTGCCGGGAGTCGCGCGTATTCAAAACGGGGCGTGTCTTCCCCAACGATGTTAATAACCACCAAACCCTTTTCGGCGGGAAGCTGATGAGCAACATAGATGAAGTCGCCTCCATCTCCGCGATGCGCCACTGCCGATGCAATGTCGTTACCGCCTCCACCGACTCCGTCGACTTTCTGTCCCCAATCCGGCCTACCGACTCCTTCTGTTTCGAATCCTTTGTCTCCTGGACCGGCCGTACCAGCATCGAGGTATTCGTTAAGGTCATAGCCGAAAATTTATACTCCGGAGAGCGTGCCGTGGCGGCCACTTCCTTCCTTACCTTTGTAGCCATCGGTCCTGACGGCAAGCCCGCCCCCGTACCCGCTGTTATCCCCGAGACGGACGAAGAGAAGCTGATCAGCGATTTAGCGGAGGAACGGTCTGAACTGCGGAAAGTCAGACGCGCCGCCAGCAAGAAGCTGGCTGCCCAGCTTATAACGACAAAATACTGGGAGTAA
- a CDS encoding BMP family lipoprotein, with product MKKVFKLSLVMLLAFTVILAGCGSNNNNASGDTNTNTGTNTETNTGAGEATTDNSNIKIGMVTDVGGVNDKSFNQSAWEALQALEKENGVKVQYLQSKSNADYEPNLNQFVKDGYALTWGIGFDMGDSLKKVASENPDAKLAIIDNVVDAPNVESVTFSENEGSFLVGVVAGLTTKTNKIGFIGGAESPVIKRFEVGFIAGVAAVNPTAKVTPTYAGAYDKPDIGKSLAATLYDAGNDIIFPAAGATGNGVFNEAKSRNKAGGTKVWVIGVDKDQSLEFGDDVTLTSMMKRVDEAVKVVSKQVIDGTFKGGSTTVLGLKDNGVGLPDTSKANVSADILAKVDDYKQQIIDGKITVPSE from the coding sequence ATGAAAAAAGTTTTCAAGCTGTCTCTCGTTATGCTGCTTGCTTTCACGGTCATTCTGGCCGGATGCGGAAGCAACAATAACAACGCGTCCGGAGACACAAACACTAACACAGGCACCAACACTGAAACCAATACGGGCGCCGGCGAAGCCACTACAGACAACTCCAACATCAAAATCGGTATGGTTACCGACGTTGGCGGCGTAAACGACAAATCGTTTAACCAATCCGCTTGGGAAGCCCTGCAAGCTCTTGAGAAAGAAAACGGCGTTAAGGTTCAATACCTGCAAAGTAAATCCAATGCGGACTATGAGCCGAACCTGAACCAATTCGTTAAAGACGGTTATGCTCTTACCTGGGGCATCGGCTTTGACATGGGCGACTCCTTGAAAAAAGTTGCGAGTGAGAATCCCGACGCCAAACTAGCCATTATCGATAACGTAGTAGATGCTCCCAACGTCGAGTCCGTTACCTTCTCCGAGAACGAAGGCTCGTTCCTGGTAGGCGTGGTTGCCGGTTTGACGACCAAGACGAACAAGATCGGATTTATCGGCGGAGCGGAAAGCCCGGTAATCAAACGTTTTGAAGTGGGCTTCATAGCGGGAGTTGCGGCGGTTAATCCAACTGCAAAAGTAACGCCTACTTATGCCGGCGCTTATGACAAGCCGGATATCGGCAAATCCCTAGCTGCTACTTTGTACGATGCAGGCAATGACATCATCTTCCCTGCGGCAGGCGCAACGGGCAACGGCGTATTCAACGAAGCTAAATCCCGCAACAAAGCCGGAGGCACGAAAGTATGGGTAATCGGCGTAGACAAAGACCAATCGCTCGAATTTGGCGACGATGTAACGCTGACTTCCATGATGAAACGCGTTGACGAAGCGGTTAAGGTTGTTTCCAAACAAGTTATCGACGGTACTTTCAAAGGCGGCAGCACTACCGTGCTCGGTTTGAAAGACAACGGCGTAGGTCTGCCGGATACTTCTAAAGCCAACGTGAGCGCCGACATCCTGGCTAAAGTCGACGATTACAAACAACAAATCATTGACGGTAAGATTACTGTACCTTCCGAATAA
- a CDS encoding ABC transporter ATP-binding protein — protein sequence MSAAAPVVELKQITKRFPGIVANDSISLTLEKGEIHALLGENGAGKSTLMNIVFGLYQPDEGSIEIGGKPVIIDSPNKAIELGIGMVHQHFKLVDPFTVTENIILGMEPKKGLKIDYKSAAEQVRKLSELYGLQVNPHARIHDISVGMQQRVEIMKTLYRGADILIFDEPTAVLTPQEINELMAIMKRLVAEGKSIILITHKLKEIMSISDRVTIIRRGKVIDTVKTSETNPNELAEKMVGRDVTFKVDKQDPQVGNTVLKLDGVNSKNKEGISVLNNLSFEVKSGEILGIAGVDGNGQSELIQAITGLRKIDSGSIIVEGKEIANLSPRKISEMNVSHIPEDRHKHGLVLDFTVSENMVLETYYKSPYNRNGFMNNEVIDKHAEELVQAFDVRTPSIHNTARSLSGGNQQKAIIAREIDKEPTLLIAAQPTRGLDVGAIEFVQKQLIAQRDKGKAVLLVSFELDEIMNVSDRIAVIYEGQIVGEVYPKDTNDQELGLMMAGSLKRGGKAGE from the coding sequence ATGAGTGCTGCGGCTCCTGTCGTAGAGTTGAAGCAAATCACGAAACGTTTTCCCGGTATCGTCGCCAATGACTCTATCAGCCTGACGCTGGAGAAGGGCGAGATTCATGCGCTGCTCGGCGAGAATGGGGCAGGCAAATCCACATTGATGAATATCGTATTCGGACTGTATCAGCCCGATGAAGGCAGCATTGAAATCGGCGGCAAACCGGTTATTATCGACAGTCCCAATAAAGCCATCGAGCTTGGCATCGGCATGGTGCACCAGCATTTCAAGCTTGTAGACCCTTTTACGGTAACCGAGAATATCATTCTTGGAATGGAGCCGAAGAAAGGCCTTAAAATTGACTATAAATCCGCAGCGGAGCAGGTTCGCAAGCTGTCGGAGCTGTACGGTCTTCAAGTTAATCCGCATGCCAGAATCCATGATATCTCGGTAGGGATGCAGCAGCGTGTGGAAATTATGAAAACCTTGTACCGCGGTGCGGATATTCTTATATTTGACGAGCCTACCGCCGTGCTTACTCCTCAGGAAATCAATGAACTTATGGCGATTATGAAGCGACTCGTTGCCGAGGGCAAATCCATTATTCTGATCACCCATAAACTGAAAGAAATCATGTCCATATCGGATAGGGTTACCATTATTCGCCGCGGCAAGGTTATCGACACCGTCAAAACATCGGAGACCAATCCGAACGAGCTGGCAGAGAAGATGGTCGGACGGGACGTAACGTTTAAAGTGGACAAGCAGGACCCGCAAGTCGGAAACACGGTCCTTAAACTGGACGGAGTAAACAGCAAGAACAAGGAAGGCATTTCGGTATTAAATAATCTGAGCTTTGAAGTCAAGTCAGGAGAAATTTTGGGTATTGCCGGGGTAGATGGAAACGGTCAGAGCGAACTGATTCAGGCCATCACAGGCCTCCGTAAAATCGATTCGGGTTCCATTATCGTCGAAGGGAAGGAAATAGCCAACCTGTCCCCGCGCAAAATATCGGAAATGAATGTATCACATATCCCGGAGGACCGGCATAAGCACGGTCTCGTGCTTGACTTCACCGTCAGCGAGAATATGGTGCTTGAAACCTACTACAAGAGTCCATACAACCGGAATGGTTTTATGAATAACGAAGTGATTGACAAGCATGCCGAGGAGCTGGTTCAGGCTTTCGACGTGCGAACGCCATCGATACACAACACTGCCCGTTCCCTGTCGGGAGGAAACCAGCAAAAAGCCATTATTGCGCGGGAAATAGACAAAGAACCGACCCTGCTGATTGCGGCGCAGCCGACGCGCGGCCTTGATGTAGGCGCTATCGAATTTGTGCAAAAACAGCTGATAGCCCAGCGGGATAAAGGTAAAGCGGTGCTGCTCGTCTCATTTGAGCTGGACGAAATCATGAATGTATCCGACCGTATCGCCGTTATTTATGAAGGACAAATTGTCGGCGAGGTCTATCCGAAGGATACGAATGATCAGGA